The proteins below come from a single Chrysoperla carnea chromosome 1, inChrCarn1.1, whole genome shotgun sequence genomic window:
- the LOC123305155 gene encoding uncharacterized protein LOC123305155 has product MALNKFLVIFLVSSCTQQLITAFPSLYLNSFSTPFTSLQTHASQFNSFPTNFLAASYGGAFLNTPSSFYSPLFSRPSYPSYNNPLFNFFAETPYSISTNRLKQVPLIVVPKDQINMILTGQVKGVISNKKKSMVTVKTQKNRLVQCTPAVRVVLEQPIVVTAERTQVLFPAEMSVLFQHSPYPINVGAVIAPVESDTVVSEDSPLSINVVYAIPAEVYKDPNEIDIEADVQLNKPVNTEGGVATLGGEPSDNKPPKTDYVNRDKDVKVDPEKQAVVVDSPSNNGADSETTTVNVENFPDGVGKPEPVVTDEDDELVNRNPPSNEFHNSKESDVLNELREQSKKQRL; this is encoded by the exons gtaATATTCTTGGTGTCGTCATGTACGCAACAATTAATAACAGCATTTCCTTCACTCTACTTAAACTCGTTTTCAACTCCATTCACAAGCCTTCAAACACATGCATCTCAATTCAATAGCTTTCCAACAAATTTTCTAGCCGCAAGTTATGGTGGAGCATTCTTAAATACACCATCTTCATTTTATTCCCCACTCTTCTCAAGACCCAGTTATCCCAGTTATAATAATCCTTTGTTTAATTTCTTTGCTGAAACTCCATATTCAATATCGACAAACCGATTAAAACAGGTTCCATTAATTGTTGTACCCAAAGATCAAATTAACATGATATTAACTGGCCAAGTGAAAGGAGTAATTTCCAATAAGAAAAAATCGATGGTCACAGTAAAAACACAAAAGAATCGATTGGTACAATGTACTCCAGCAGTACGAGTTGTTTTAGAGCAACCAATTGTGGTAACCGCTGAACGAACTCAAGTATTATTCCCGGCTGAAATGTCGGTATTATTCCAACATTCACCGTATCCCATTAATGTGGGTGCTGTAATTGCTCCAGTGGAATCTGATACTGTTGTCTCCGAAGATTCTCCATTAAGTATTAATGTTGTTTACGCAATCCCAGCCGAAGTTTATAAAGATCCAAATGAAATTGATATTGAAGCTGATGTACAATTGAACAAACCAGTAAATACAGAAGGTGGAGTCGCTACTCTTGGTGGAGAGCCCAGTGATAACAAACCCCCTAAAACTGACTATGTTAATCGTGATAAAGATGTAAAAGTTGATCCAGAGAAACAAGCAGTGGTTGTTGATAGTCCATCAAATAATGGTGCAGACAGTGAGACAACTACAgtaaatgtagaaaatttccCTGATGGAGTTGGTAAACCTGAACCAGTTGTGACTGACGAAGATGATGAATTAG taaACCGAAATCCACCATCAAATGAGTTCCACAATTCAAAAGAATCCGATGTATTAAACGAATTACGAGAACAATCGAAAAAACAACgcctttaa